The following are encoded in a window of Megalops cyprinoides isolate fMegCyp1 chromosome 16, fMegCyp1.pri, whole genome shotgun sequence genomic DNA:
- the sybl1 gene encoding vesicle-associated membrane protein 7 produces the protein MAILFAVVARGTTILAKHAWCGGNFLEVTEQILAKIPSENNKLTYSHGSYLFHYICHDRIIYLCITDDDFERSRAFGFLGEVKKRFQTTYGSRAQTALPYAMNSEFSSTLAAQMKHHSDPRGTDRLTETQMQVDDLKGIMVRNLDLVAQRGEKLELLIDKTENLVDSSVTFKTTSRNLAHAMCMKNLKLTIVIVLVSIVVLYIIVSAACGGLSWPSCVKK, from the exons atggcaatccTGTTTGCGGTGGTAGCCCGTGGCACCACCATCCTGGCCAAACATGCCTGGTGTGGGGGGAACTTTCTGGAGGTGACTGAGCAGATCTTGGCCAAAATTCCCTCAGAAAACAACAAGCTCACCTATTCCCATGGCAG CTATCTTTTCCATTACATCTGTCACGACAGAATCATATACCTGTGCATTACAGATGAT GACTTTGAGAGGTCACGGGCTTTCGGTTTCCTGGGCGAAGTGAAGAAGCGCTTTCAGACTACCTATGGGTCTCGTGCACAGACAGCCCTGCCCTATGCCATGAACAGCGAGTTCTCCAGCACACTAGCAGCACAGATG AAGCATCACTCAGATCCACGGGGTACAGACCGACTGACAGAAACTCAGATGCAGGTGGATGACCTAAAGGGCATCATGGTCCGCAACCTTG ACCTGGTGGCTCAGAGAGGCGAGAAGCTGGAACTGCTGATCGACAAAACTGAGAACCTGGTGGATTCT TCCGTCACCTTTAAAACCACTAGCCGTAACCTGGCGCATGCCATGTGTATGAAGAACCTGAAACTGACCATCGTCATCGTGTTGGTGTCCATT GTGGTCCTCTACATCATTGTGTCAGCAGCCTGTGGAGGTCTGAGTTGGCCAAGCTGTGTGAAGAAgtaa